TGTCACAACTGCTACGGTGGAGGAAGCGTAAAGTTCTTCTGGAGCCATCGATGTATGAGTTTAGTGCTAGTCAGGCGTTTGTGGGCCCGCATGGTCTGTGTCTTTGTTGGCGCTTATAAGCCAAGCATCCTGTAACTGAACAGGACATGTTTATTATCTCTGAAATGAGAATTCGTTCTGGGGTTCAGGGTTCATCGCCCGGCCTCCCACCTATATCTGTATGCTATCTGTTATATTCTCACGCCTCGGCGACTCAGCTGGCGGCCACAGGTTGTTACAAGGTCCATCCTTACTGGCTGATTTTTTTGATCCACAGGAATCATCATTACAGAGAATAGGCTGCAAATCATTTGCAGCTGCAGAAGAAAAGCAGCAAGAGCCTTCCTAATCACATCAATTGAATATGGTAGCTTCGATCCATATGCTTTCCCCTATTTCTTGACTCCattggggggggagggggggtgggggggtaaGCTTTTTTCCCTCGTAAGCAGGTGTCATGGTTTCTTGAGTGCTTGCTCTTGATACCCAACAGAACCAAATATTTGGTTCAGGCAAGCAGGGATGGAGTGGGGATGACAATGAAACAAATAGAAGATTAAGATCTAAGGTACATCTTTCATGGTAGTTGATACATAATACAACCCCGCCTAGCTAAGAGCTGCATTGACAGTCCTACATCACTGGTCACTGATTGTTGGCCTTCTAATAACGTCAGATGATCCATTCAACAAATTTGATGACTCAAATGAACAATATGAGTTCGGTGACCTACTTGAACCAATCTTACACGTTCGGTCACCCatggtgtggtttactcaaataATATAGTCAAGATGTTGGCATTTAAAATGGTATTTGTCATACAAATAACAGAAGGTAAATTGGCGTACCTGTTATACTAACAGAACAAGTTACCAGATCGAAGGACAGCCAGCTCATGTATTGTTTGAAGTTTCAGCTCCAGCATACTCCCTGCCAATGCCCCTGCCTACCATAGAAATAAGCCCAAGTGACATGGAAACTTACCAAAATGAAAATCACAACTCAAACTGAGAAAATGTTCACCAAATGTTTAGATGATCAAGAAAAAAGAAGGTATTTAGAACTATTTTCCTGAAGTGACATTGTTACAACTTATTCTAAATAGCCTAAACCAAATATGCTCAAACAAAGTTGAGAAACAAAAATCAGCATGAATGCTTAGAGCAAACTAAATGTTGTCCTTGTAGAAAATAAAGCAAGGGTTTCATTTATTTCTCATCCGGCATTAAAGCTCTTCACATGCAGGAGAATGCATGTAAAGGAACAGTGCCCTACATTTTGTATGGTACGATAGATGAAATGCAACTCACTACTAAAAATGTACTAGTTGGTGCACGAACCCACACTACTTATGTTATAAAGGAATGATGTTCACCAAACAAAGAAACATGCTGAAAAGTGGAAATAGCATCTCAATGTTCTCAAAATGTTTAAAGTACATGCCATATTTAGGGGTGAGGATTGTAGCCATCCAATCCGATGAATGGATGACCAGGGCATTGTGGGTTCATGCCAAAATTCAACTTAAATTTTGACATGTGCTTCTTATACACGTGCAGATGattaacataaaaataaaacaccATCATGAAAGAAAATACCAAATGAACAAAGACGATAACAATCTTCAAACCTCAGTACGTGCCAATTTACATTTTAATTTCACATTCCAGAGAGTTCAAGTTCAGATTTTATCTTTCTGTCATGTTCCAACAAATACGTACCTTTTACTGAGAAAGGTCAGTACTAAAGGTTCAGGCAAAAACACTGAATGAAAAATTTAGGCATACATTTTGTGTTGTCTTTCATTCAGTTTGATAACAATACagaacataaaaataaactttTGTGTTGTCTTTCATTCAGTTTGATAACAATGCAGAACATAAAAATTAGCATAAGTTCATCAGTGCTTATTGCTAGTCAGGCTCTAGCACATGAAGGATAGTGCAGCAACAAGATATGAAAAGAAAAATGCTACTCCTGAATGAAAAGCAACGATGATCTATTACCTGTAGCATAGAAACTTGTGAAGGGATGATAGGCGGTGATGAGCTTGCTTTCAAAAAGATTCCTGAACTGCATTGACTTGAGTTGGACCATAGAGACTTGATGAGCACGAGATGATATAAAGATGGCATGGCCATCTTCATCATACCCCACTATCACATGCCATGTCTCCATCGGTGATCTCAGTGAAAGCAGCTTGCCCAGGTCGATGATTTTGTGTAGCATCCATCTGGCTACACAGCCAGAATCAGCCTTCCTCTCCCACAACTGGATGTTGGCACCTGACAAACTGGCTAAGCCAAGTCCACTGGCCTCCATTCGCAAGATCTGAagacttgggcatactgcaacgTGTGCACCTACCGGGTGTTCAATCACAGCTAGACTTTTCCTGTCCAGATTAAACTCAAGGATGCCACCATCCACATAACCCAGAAGCAACCAGTAGAGTGAATTCCCAACCAGGATGCTGGGCTGGTCCGAAAGTGGAGCCCTGATCGATGTCGAGGTGAGGCTGCTCCACACACTGGTTTCAGATTCATAGAGGGAGGCGAACACCTGAGCATCCACATGATGCCGCCGGCAACCATCAGCCAGCAAAACCACCTTGAAGGCTTCGAGTGGCACCCGCCCGTCCTCGCAGAGTACCGCGCCATGGCGGACAAACTCGGCGCCTTCGCTGTTTAACATCTCCGGCGGGGCGGCTACGTAGAGCTGGTCTCCGGTGATGGGATCCCACACGGTGACCTCGAGGCGCGTACGGTTGAGGAGTAGGGCGAGGCCGTGGCGGCAGCCGAGGAAATTCCAGCTCTCGCGGCCGGGCAGCGGCGCGTGGGAGAAACGCGCGGAGGGGATGCGGTCGGGTGGGTCCAGCGTCGGGATGAAGCGGGGGACATCGTCGAGATCTTCGAAGAAGAGGCCGAGGAGCTGGGGGCTCCGGCAGTGGAATGCACGGAAGCGGCGGAGGAAACGGGGGTCGGAGAGGATGCGGAGCCAGCGCTTGCAGACGAGGGAGTCCCGCGggagcgaggagggccgcggcgggagACGGAGGAGGACCTCCTCGAGTatgtcgtcgtcgtccggcagggcagccagcgccgccactggcggcggcgccggcgagctggaGCGGCTCCGCATCAAGGGTGCGTTTGGTTGCTACCCGTCAGATGCCCTGCCAAACGGCCGGCCAAATTTTGGCGAGCAAATCGGCCGCCCCGGAATCGGCCGCGCAGAGGCCCCAAAGATAAACTGAGCTTGACCGCGTGACCTTGGGCAACCTAAAACTTGGCCTCGATCTAAACGCCACCCCTCCCAATTCCCAAACGTCAAAATTTGACCTCGATCTAAACGCCACCTCTGCCAAACACCAAAATTTAGGCCAAAAAATAAACTCAGCTTGACCACGCAACCTTGGGCAATCCAAAATTTGATCTCGATCCAAACGTCAAATTTTGGCGGGCAAATAACTAATCAGCCGTCCCCGAATCGGCCGCGCATCGGCTTTTTCGAAGCGGTTAGAAACGATTTACCGAGGCGGACAACACAATCACCTCTGAGCAATGGACACGGTAAATGTGACCTTTTCCGAGGCGCAGTTGCTATTGCCCGCCTTGGTAAATcgtataaaaaaacaaaaaaaaaggaaaaaccatGGATAAGCTCGGCGAGCCCATCCATGGGCCCGCCAAACCCATCCACGCGTCGCCGTGGCCGCAGCTCACCGGATCCACGCGCCTCGCAGGTGCTTGCCGGATCTAGGCACCTGCTCGTGGGATCCGAGTACCCATCGCTAGATCCAGGCACCTGCTCGTGGGATCTGTCGGGTACCAtcattaggggcaccctaatcaggagactaaaatcgccctaaaaacacaaacacatgttaggcaactgggcccacaaaggcctacagcctccttccaatctggaagaaaggaaaggactcaaagaagcccaatacgCGGCCCAGATACACAGCGCGGCCCATCCAAGCCCCCTCGAACCCGtggggcgatctccgcctcgctcgagggctccccgtcgAGGGCCTCGACCGTGCCCTGCGTCTCCTccttgctcgagggtagcgagcctaccctcgggggagcGAATCGtatccgcctcgctcgaggccacccctcgacggaaaggacaaacggcccttccgctcaccgcccgtcgtacggaggcattaaatgccaaccactcctccacagcgcccgggtcagacggcgtcaggccgtcattccccacagtggctgtgaccagagtcccgtccgccaactccggtcactatTCTGCCATTCCGGAtgctgtggcgacactgtgggaacctgcgacacagtgcgagacgtgctcggcactgcccCAGCCACTATGCtaccaactccccatacctccttcatACTTTTCCCTCCGCGGAGCCTTCGaatggcatgggcacgaccctcggaagcggctccgactttgaccaggacaagaccctggcctgcaggaccctcggaatgtcgccacgccacgcctggaggacggtaccccctacagcaacgaccacgccacccgctggagctacaaggacaccggcgcgatctccgcaagtccaaggacgacgcccaggacgactgccatgcTAGACGCCATACCCCACAATGCACTTTCTACaatgctcgaccactgcacccccgcgattcgtgGAGAAGACGATGACTTCCACGATCTCCCGTGCGTGTACATCACCCCTCCTtgcgtctataaaagggggaggcgggctCTATCTTAACGGGAGAGATCGGCCCGGTAGGACGCAGCACTCaacagagcacatacgctcttccGAAcctcgatattggcactcgcctcaatcaagttcctcctctagcagagacctgggtgcttccctccctctctcacctcgcttgtaccccctactacaccCGCTAGCATGTCagtctccttgacggagtgcatacctcgctggcgtggttggaggcgatcatcactccaaccttggttggaaaccatcttctcgatcaatgatgtagctctttcagtggtcagcgagaagaaagctccacccgcagcggcatctacatgatcacgggatggctgtgtcaacccgttgtagaagttctgtagaacgagccaattgtccattccatggtgcggacacgccagaatgtactcctgaagcctctcccaagcttccggaattgactcatttgatgcctgctggaagttcgaaatccgaccacgaagagcattggttttgcccttcgggaagaacttcgagaggaacaccTTGGCACaattgtcccaagtatccacagcagccttgttagcataaaaccattgcttcgctctccccaagagagaaaacagaaacagacggagccagattgcatcttgtgatacacccttgataacaaaagtactacagagttccaggaactgctggagatgagcgctggcatcatcattggccttgccacagaatggactggcctgcaccatcgtaatgagacccgtcttgatctcaaaattttctccttcggtgttaacctcgggtccggttgggacctggctagcagacggagcagagtaatcagaGAGTGTCTtttgggccatagctctaggagctgacgacgatgcgatgactggttcGGCTACCGAGAGTGAGATCTGAGGAGGTACGATACGAGGTCGAACTCTCCTCAAAAATAACTCTGgattggaatgaaagttttccggcaagtcgaaaccggtcatacactaccctgttttcatatcaataaAGACaaaaaaacaaagccaagttagcatgTTTAGCATGCGAATACCAAtctcgattttgttcacaactttgtctatatattCCACTCTGTGCCTTctctggcaacggcgccaaaaatgcttgttggcgcctaccaacatcacctggcgatgacgcccgcagacgccaagtttggagtggcagtatttcatgaaccatgaataaatctgcaagcgcacggaataccgctgtaacattttacccgggagtataccggagtgtcatttatatttccgcaggggaTGCGATGAGTGGGAGAGTATATAGATTAGTtcgtgagctctatctagattggatattttCATGCAAAAAcaagggtaagataataacatggtagcaggtagtgtgacacacacaaactaccctcttggataaataaaagataaatattgctttaggccgggagcaaggtaaaagtcagagctcgagtcagctgtgctaggctagctatatctacactttatCATCAATTagcttgtcagagattaaactacacaacagggagatcgctatcgaagtaacgggaggagcccgtacaccccggcgattttatgtacctcctaccccccataccgaacgtggaggattactaaaaggctcggacagggctgtcaccacctgccggctacctctacaaaccgtgggtatagttgacatccagcaactctgagctaatctagacaccatgtctacactagtaagggatactctagtgtcccgcgcggagcccccaccctccggatggacagacatcacactagagcaatcatatgaatactggaacagttgatagagttctaggaacaaaagactaactatctccagcatagggcaattatgcaatgagatcattgaataataatgcaaccatgacaagaagcatatactcgataactcagaatatacttcaagcagatatcggtaaccatagtctaattctattacaaatgaccaaatattacaagagagagctagagatgaacccataccagactctcgagcaactccggcgactcgatgactcctagacttctcctaaacaccactaagcctaaagactatgcaagaaggaacttgagaggtgagtgaagtgaggagtgtgtgtgtgtgtgtgtcctattctctacccccccccccttgtatttatagaagGGAACCACCGGCCGCAGCACCCTAAACTGACCTAAAGGAGCAACAGGGAGGCTCcacgtggcaaagttgaggcggtggggcccatgggcctggtcggccgacctataggttgGCTGGCCTGCcctggccgccaaccgcccccaactgcttggggttgggcttgtctgggcctccttgtctgatccacgctggggttggcctgtcttgacttgttttgcttcggttcttgggctacacttggtccatttgagcctgaatcggtactctgattttttctataattttctgctgggccaaagtgtgcttgcaacctgcatattagctcaaaaacacaacttgcatattctagaagataaagtgttgtttagggaatttattgaatataagtacgtgtaagaaatgcaaactctcatgattttctgatcaagttgacgcctggaaatggtcgttagtgagcgtcaacagcagggcggcacgcctcagctcccccacgtgggttgaggttgaCATGTTGcagctcagcgtcgcggccgacggAGCCACCACTTTGTCATCGCGTGCTCCGGCGCTATCTGCGCCGGcagcatcatcgattgcagccCCAGCGCCTCCCAGGGAGGGCGCGACTGTGCCGTCGacctttcccttcgggatgcgcaatgcTTCCACCTATGCCTCTtcatccagcaccaacttcaccAACTTCATCACCTcctctcgatccgcaacctcatcgcatcatctccTGACAACTCCTACCCCGAGAAGGCGGGCTTGATCGCCGATgacatcagcttcttcatggacaacttcacggctgaggaggccgaggactactccggggtctgaGACCTCGATGCTTTCCGCTCAttccagctcgcggcggcttactgcctcaccggctccgaggactccagcgagggggattacgatcctactcgggagtgcttcatggtccagctcgcggacgggcaaaTCGGCGATGCTCCGGGCAATGATgggaacggcggggcagacgcgcaggcaaaccaaccaGTGGTGCCTATCGCGACCTCTTCTTCGTcaggctcggcggcgcggcaggcacggctggcgcaactcaaggagcttcaagccaggctcgacgagcagcgccgGCAGACGCAGGAGCTGCGCACTGCGCTCGAACAGCAGTGCACCGCGCATGGCGCGCAGGcccgggcggcggggcgcgtcgcCCGGGAACAGATCCTAGCCGACAACGTCGACAGACcaccggaactgaagacggctagcgagaaactcgtcgctgcggcctacctactccaagcaatgcccgagccatctacgacttcgggtcgcaacctgcgctatgaggcacaggtgctcatcgagcaggctgcTGTGAAGCAGGCcaagagctctgcgtctcgcatgcgttCAACAGTCCTGAAGGCCGGAGGTACAGCACACCAGGGCCGCAAGGCCTCGGTGCACTCTCCCCCTGGAGGAACGGGCAAAGCAGCCACAGCAGatggtgcgaaggcaccctcggtgcacgaccgcatcggaaggactcccgcaagggagcgactccacgacacgcgcaGACACACcggtgacggcgacgcccgcaatgtcatcaatggcaggaagtacacccctcgacggggtggtggCTTTGACCCTGAGCACGACAGAGGCGAGtcaccggagtctccgggcaccCGGCGGAtgaggtcgagcccatggacactgacttcgagacctcctccatggacgaggccgaagcaatggagatcgacgaggctgCACTTCTGCGAGACTGGCGCACCCaatacctcgactggatgattcgagggattctaccctcggaccgcgctcaggcgcggcgccacGCTAGgcaggccaagtccttcgtcctgATCGACGATGAGTTGAACAAGCGCCGTCCCTCGGACATCTTGCAATGCTGCACCCtgatccccgagggcaaggaactGATCCGAGACATCCACTCTAGCATCTGCGGacaccacgccgcgccg
This sequence is a window from Panicum virgatum strain AP13 chromosome 7K, P.virgatum_v5, whole genome shotgun sequence. Protein-coding genes within it:
- the LOC120639887 gene encoding uncharacterized protein LOC120639887, with protein sequence ALPDDDDILEEVLLRLPPRPSSLPRDSLVCKRWLRILSDPRFLRRFRAFHCRSPQLLGLFFEDLDDVPRFIPTLDPPDRIPSARFSHAPLPGRESWNFLGCRHGLALLLNRTRLEVTVWDPITGDQLYVAAPPEMLNSEGAEFVRHGAVLCEDGRVPLEAFKVVLLADGCRRHHVDAQVFASLYESETSVWSSLTSTSIRAPLSDQPSILVGNSLYWLLLGYVDGGILEFNLDRKSLAVIEHPVGAHVAVCPSLQILRMEASGLGLASLSGANIQLWERKADSGCVARWMLHKIIDLGKLLSLRSPMETWHVIVGYDEDGHAIFISSRAHQVSMVQLKSMQFRNLFESKLITAYHPFTSFYATGNRSSLLFIQE